One Pichia kudriavzevii chromosome 3, complete sequence genomic window carries:
- a CDS encoding uncharacterized protein (PKUD0C10840; similar to Saccharomyces cerevisiae YPL086C (ELP3); ancestral locus Anc_8.563), with product MVKGPKTHQKLPSEKERFIQCCADISLELVSSLGTSKEVNLNGIIIKYSKKYKLKQQPRLTDVINSIPDQYKKYLLPKLKAKPVRTASGVAVVAVMSKPHRCPHIAYTGNICVYCPGGPDSDFEYSTQSYTGYEPTSMRAIRARYDPYEQARGRIEQLRQLGHNIDKVEYIIMGGTFMSLPKDYREEFIVQLHNALTGYNGTDLDEAVAFSQQSQTKCVGITIETRPDYCTETHLDDMLRYGCTRLELGVQSVYEDVARDTNRGHTVKAVCETFAYAKDAGYKVVSHMMPDLPNVGMERDLEQFKEYFENPDFRTDGLKIYPTLVIRGTGLYELWKNGLYKSYNANMLIDLVARIMALVPPWTRIYRVQRDIPMPLVTSGVENGNLRELALARMKDFGTTCRDVRTREVGIQEVHHKIQPDQVELIRRDYYANGGWETFLSYEDPKQDILIGLLRLRKASKKYTYRKEFKGQQTSIVRELHVYGSVVPLHSRDPRKFQHQGFGTLLMEEAERIAKEEHGSKKISVISGVGVRNYYRRLGYELDGVYMSKSI from the coding sequence atggtTAAGGGGCCTAAGACGCATCAAAAGCTTCCTtctgaaaaggaaagattCATCCAATGTTGTGCAGACATTTCCCTAGAATTGGTCTCCTCTTTGGGCACTTCAAAAGAGGTGAACTTGAATGGCATTATTATAAAGTACTCTAAAAAATACAAGTTGAAGCAGCAACCACGTCTTACGGATGTGATCAATTCCATCCCAGATCAGTATAAAAAGTATTTATTGCCAAAACTAAAGGCTAAACCTGTTCGTACTGCCTCTGGAGTTGCAGTTGTTGCGGTTATGTCAAAACCACATAGATGCCCCCATATTGCATATACAGGTAATATTTGCGTGTACTGTCCTGGTGGTCCGGATTCTGATTTTGAGTACTCAACACAATCCTACACTGGTTATGAGCCAACTTCAATGAGAGCTATCAGAGCTAGATATGACCCCTATGAACAGGCAAGAGGTCGTATTGAACAACTAAGACAACTTGGTCACAATATTGACAAAGTCGAATATATTATTATGGGTGGTACCTTTATGTCCCTTCCGAAAGATTATAGAGAAGAATTTATCGTCCAATTACACAATGCGTTAACTGGTTACAATGGTACCGATCTTGATGAAGCTGTTGCATTTTCACAGCAGTCACAAACAAAATGTGTTGGTATAACTATCGAAACAAGACCAGATTATTGTACAGAAACCCATTTGGATGATATGTTGCGTTACGGTTGTACAAGATTGGAGTTAGGTGTTCAGTCGGTGTATGAAGATGTTGCAAGAGACACTAACAGAGGACATACCGTCAAGGCAGTTTGCGAAACTTTTGCGTATGCTAAAGATGCCGGTTATAAAGTTGTTTCCCATATGATGCCAGATTTACCCAATGTTGGCATGGAGAGAGATTTGGAGCAGTTCAAGGagtattttgaaaaccCCGATTTTAGAACTGACGGTTTGAAGATATATCCAACCTTAGTTATCAGAGGTACAGGCCTTTATGAATTATGGAAGAATGGCTTATACAAGTCTTATAATGCAAACATGTTGATTGATTTAGTTGCCAGAATCATGGCTTTGGTTCCGCCATGGACAAGAATTTATAGAGTTCAAAGAGATATTCCAATGCCTTTAGTCACCTCTGGTGTTGAAAACGGTAACTTAAGGGAATTAGCATTGGCAAGAATGAAGGACTTTGGTACTACATGCCGAGACGTTAGAACTAGAGAGGTTGGAATTCAGGAGGTTCACCACAAAATTCAACCGGATCAGGTTGAATTAATCAGGAGAGACTATTACGCTAATGGTGGTTGGGAAACTTTCCTTTCTTATGAAGATCCAAAGCAAGACATCTTGATTGGTCTACTTCGACTCAGAAAAGCATCCAAAAAGTACACCTACAGAAAAGAATTTAAAGGTCAACAGACGAGTATTGTCCGAGAATTACACGTCTACGGTTCTGTTGTGCCTCTCCATTCAAGAGATCCAAGGAAGTTCCAACATCAAGGTTTTGGTACTTTGTTAATGGAGGAGGCTGAAAGAATtgcaaaagaagaacatgGTTCCAAGAAAATTAGTGTCATTTCTGGTGTTGGTGTAAGAAACTACTATAGAAGACTAGGTTATGAACTGGATGGTGTATACAtgtcaaaatcaatttga
- a CDS encoding uncharacterized protein (PKUD0C10830; similar to Saccharomyces cerevisiae YJL071W (ARG2); ancestral locus Anc_1.301): MISREFVKNIRKVCVCQRRYQSSFVRFDSIESNLKKHEIVSNEKRELILTILNSTATKREARSYLSKYRLLHENDIYKNNQKIVNEEYNLESPLITNEKYSNYINKVLTSEQENNERSTFREATNRLNRHIHDTSSEIQLTQTIRTCLIRVRRLDTWDNELIMHLGVVLRKSMSLGASPVILIDRDITKGCESMEIKDQEAYVECKLENLLDILASQINTRIVRGCFDIAEDLSITTVVPEMIVIPIVSGIVPIISPFGVTRREVRKQCMDGFQMTKATIKCLEENEMHHLLSVEKVVFIDEIGGFPSVERSGSHVLINMRQEYEAIKNEILYKLRITEEARDRYLSNLEEMKDLLKTSDERTGILTTPNMATREQEKQVGKETNPIIFNILTDRPTISSSLPVSLLRTPQVNTTIVKNGMNIRVHLEPDANKGLDLVELHQKGKIDLKKLKFLIDDSFGRNLNLHHYLNRINKKVAGLIILGDYEGGAIITWENSGSRNIAYLDKLAVVKQLQGIPGVADIIFKALLNSFKAELLWRSRNNNPVNKWYFERSKANYSIPGTQWRMFVNGTKELTLDDLKEYIQICGSIEPSFDIPDEKVTRKFDFNFNYRGADA, from the coding sequence ATGATTTCTCGGGAATTTGTGAAAAATATAAGAAAAGTCTGTGTATGCCAGAGAAGATACCAAAGTAGTTTTGTCAGATTCGATAGTATAGAATCAAACttaaaaaaacatgaaattGTATCCAATGAGAAGAGAGAACTAATATTAACTATTTTGAATTCCACTGCCACAAAAAGGGAAGCAAGATCGTATTTATCCAAATATAGGCTACTacatgaaaatgatatctACAAAAATAACCAGAAAATTGTGAATGAGGAGTACAATTTGGAGTCCCCACTAATTACGAACGAAAAGTATTCCAATTATATAAACAAGGTGTTGACATCAGAACAAGAGAATAATGAAAGAAGTACGTTTAGAGAAGCTACAAATCGTTTAAACAGGCATATACATGACACCTCCTCTGAAATTCAACTAACACAAACTATTCGTACATGTCTAATTAGAGTCAGAAGGCTGGATACTTGGGATAATGAGTTGATTATGCATTTGGGAGTTGTTTTGAGAAAGTCAATGAGCCTCGGTGCTAGTCCCGTTATTCTTATCGATAGAGATATAACCAAGGGTTGTGAAAGCATGGAGATAAAAGACCAAGAAGCGTATGTCGAATGTAAGCTAGAGAACTTATTGGATATTCTGGCTAGCCAAATCAACACAAGGATAGTTCGTGGATGTTTTGATATTGCAGAAGATTTGAGCATAACTACAGTGGTTCCCGAGATGATTGTAATACCAATTGTGTCTGGGATAGTCCCGATCATCTCACCTTTTGGTGTCACACGCAGAGAAGTGAGGAAGCAATGCATGGATGGATTCCAAATGACAAAAGCTACAATAAAATgtcttgaagaaaacgaaATGCACCATCTTCTTTCTGTGGAAAAGgttgttttcattgatgaGATAGGTGGATTTCCGAGTGTGGAACGTTCCGGAAGTCACGTTTTAATAAACATGAGACAGGAATACGAGGCTATCAAGAACGAGATATTGTACAAATTGAGAATCACAGAAGAAGCGAGAGACAGGTATCTATCAAATCTAGAGGAAATGAAGGATCTCTTGAAGACATCAGACGAGCGCACGGGTATATTAACAACGCCGAATATGGCCACCCgtgaacaagaaaaacaagtgGGGAAGGAAACCAATCCAATAATCTTTAATATCTTGACCGATAGGCCAAcaatatcttcatctttaCCTGTGTCTTTGCTTCGCACACCCCAGGTTAATACGACTATAGTGAAGAATGGTATGAATATAAGGGTTCACCTGGAACCAGACGCAAATAAAGGCTTAGATTTAGTGGAATTGCATCAGAAAGGTAAAATTGATTTAAAGAAACtcaagtttttgattgatgatTCTTTTGGAAGGAACCTAAACTTACACCACTATCTGAATAGAATTAACAAGAAAGTAGCAGGCCTGATCATCCTGGGAGACTATGAAGGAGGTGCCATAATAACATGGGAAAATTCTGGTAGTAGAAATATTGCCTATCTAGACAAATTGGCAGTTGTTAAACAGCTCCAAGGAATTCCTGGAGTGGCtgatattattttcaaagcATTATTAAATAGTTTCAAAGCAGAGCTTCTTTGGAGGtcaagaaacaacaacCCTGTGAATAAGTGGTATTTTGAGAGATCCAAAGCCAACTATTCCATTCCAGGCACACAATGGAGAATGTTTGTTAATGGTACTAAGGAGTTGACACTTGATGACCTAAAGGAATACATTCAAATCTGTGGCTCGATTGAGCCTTCTTTTGATATACCTGACGAAAAAGTAACCAGAAAGTttgattttaattttaattaCAGGGGGGCGGATGCATAA
- a CDS encoding uncharacterized protein (PKUD0C10850; similar to Saccharomyces cerevisiae YPL085W (SEC16); ancestral locus Anc_8.562), with amino-acid sequence MAKSGKGKKNKSKNKGKNPNSKSNAKNTAATDSALEKSSNNQELIDKEQQGLQFASDCNDASEDGAVSKTLQLHSETEDDARRDDDSRAKNDTVSNTVNSDVISGDSELYPELQVQSNSADNENMKILEIVPSIDNESTKVNPNVEVALSELEKEKINDNISEAEVSVVQTSPDEIAADFSSNVSKLDHAEINNENTKHEPDLNGVISETTTTQGSNENRTTIDAVAVENKNAENILHKTNQEACETHSDATEPNMQLNSNVDSMSWEQADIDSVTDTINEVSNGEDSKGNHMSQQAEVKEVQHVAEQTVNKAHDVSDIFGNQPSSHDEIMPWDHTAPQDLMPWEQETNENGVNLTESVHDGNQCSATLKLGKGDETTVIIDKEDTFYSKNNASNVLGAVGLHQNSNAVSECLPDSSTEFKDKTDKGTICDRTPKSGNEDSKFAFLEEDDLTEVPNKAEVALDGAANSSAEGKLDKFEFLEEDDELLLDDIMDDDLLEAEEPATNSADLTNNTVVITEDITQKATKYLPEHSQPSIPTLSHSTYTPNMATYSQFSNPHQSLAHELNEEKKRSDAYDFPQDLLKKSLPKPAKEVKQNVYTQIESSLLAQKSNPFHPPSSASISLGERIASGGSDGYTTSSLPPLPIARQGSRYSSQMSSPQNSNSKLNSPQNKFAPTVSSSSSSKNFFEELPLPKIERKKVKNPYANIELSNNSRMSQEIPSQQPNVKSASSLYINKQANPYAPSPLQDQHNLPTAAPNIKYQVPQNSTAIPSNNLPPLKKTSNPYAPAAAGGHIRQLSTTTPADLENIKPNIIPVPMKSPLSLSNSQPGINSPITSNVPNTGYNQFHNPHRNVSNRYAPPLAQEPINEQLSQQQFHHQTTAPSGESQVLTQQSHKRANSFGRPRNNSRNRVSVSSINEVYGSNIVTSNATSTGKRKTMTLPPNSVKGKNYMQPSSSFTPAPTVINPENLVRRQWPLFCFSAEGKAVSMIPKFDGYGHINCNIKVLDIGSHLKLNPLDRSFPGPLNKSKTKKKDVIKWLDEKISSNFEDVEALIWKCLKAMVEMIEKPGDFTNEAYVKRISSILNPDLNVSSGMNNTFDIIELTRTVQSFAPNKPCNAFSLDNSGLSAIHGMLKVGDKKSALQYAIAEGDWTIALLVANLMGPIAFAQTIKLYSTTHFPSNPLGDDLSFFVQSASKDGFSPEQMKGKEKWLIDNFKIVIPFIIMDNVEYGPILLQLGENLVASGFKAYGKLALILSGLPLIPKSLSNLHLSFSDMVCEEIYEYILLSSGNVPPNFAQGFAHLIPVKIHHASYLADIGSFMEAKRYVDTTQVLINSKQFFCEPATIVAQNALNGRLAQVGTGWLSSKLSRPQLDRVWTTLDKSFNKFVSGEDVPPPTVQQDGVFSKFTSPATLSRAASTLDLSDVKNSMTNIPNNITSSPAYLPGMNRTPTEHGSVLYGAPANTSIRNAYAPPSKYTETVRLLDETYDTVSNSAIPQSTTNYNNTEISETLAKATQCGKIINELEANPYAPPPRKHSNHDLGESYSMLQKAEYTPPNKGMLSKKASRSPYNPYEPQIESFVDQVPSGATQSITEHLNRAHPASSISSSSGNRNLESPPVPSIPIQKKYTFPPQSAAITDQKQLSHVSATFRQEASDLPPLSGSITVAETAISTDLSENLSLDKVVSSGNMADIYDNKLQADKLRSESQAFIEPVLAVNEERNGVSIVRRGSQNSVEALNMDPVEHMLEDDHKQDMVDGRPDPVGDIIDNGHDDNSKAKPENENDEQAADHLSFNRVKPENTAVSETASGSSMLPVSGGDNKETYQNHEFSEAINSETNISDSIINAKSNTTGNDIGHESLVEAHDATESDTKNEDSLDEAPKVTPDEKVEDMTQKPIDALVHPSTPKDIAPRRATINRYGPPGNSTNPRKKPVNPYASAYTPKTHSHKSTYAPPAETASQELKATASLDTGIPSDLSGFDMFSYGGYTIPKPTAPQPDSPNKTENGEGEKMGISETSIDTENATTDSALNDGINDVSAVSEESSFVPTYNPPKQTGMRSRLETSTHQNNLTDIFVEPSPFGKRKLSIPASPIHMFTEEKRYVAEDTGVYYDDVIEDSDEEADVKQKREEEEEKMKKEAEEKARKEKEEEDLKRKKEQESKKTGNNKGESGWFSWLGKKSDKPKPIKAKLGEENSFYYDEKLKRWINKKAPLDEQLEASKPPPPPMKKNAVTNPSTPLTPKPKHGSSSLTATSASSPSPDIYAPTPVKKGDDIDSLLKMSGAGGPPKRGARRGPRRGYVDVMSQK; translated from the coding sequence ATGGCAAAGTCTGgtaaagggaaaaaaaataaatccaAAAACAAGGGCAAAAATCCCAATTCAAAGTCCAACGCTAAAAATACTGCTGCTACCGACAGTGCTTTGGAAAAATCATCTAACAACCAGGAATTGATAGATAAGGAACAACAAGGTTTACAATTTGCCTCTGATTGTAATGATGCTAGCGAAGATGGTGCCGTAAGCAAAACTTTACAATTGCATTCAGAAACTGAAGATGATGCCCGTAGAGATGACGACAGCAGAGCAAAAAACGATACTGTATCAAACACAGTTAATAGTGATGTTATAAGTGGCGATTCTGAGCTGTACCCAGAGTTGCAAGTCCAATCCAACAGTGCTGATAAcgaaaacatgaaaattcTCGAGATTGTTCCAAGCATAGACAATGAATCTACCAAAGTCAATCCGAATGTTGAAGTGGCGCTATCtgaacttgaaaaggaaaaaataaatgacaATATCTCCGAAGCTGAAGTGTCTGTTGTTCAAACTTCTCCAGACGAGATTGCTGCAGACTTCAGTTCCAATGTATCAAAACTCGACCATGCAGAaataaataatgaaaacacTAAACATGAACCAGATCTCAACGGAGTTATCAGTGAAACAACAACTACTCAAGGATCGAATGAAAACCGTACAACTATTGatgctgttgctgttgaaaataaaaacgCTGAAAACATATTACATAAAACAAACCAAGAAGCATGTGAAACTCATTCTGATGCCACTGAACCTAACATGCAGTTGAACTCCAATGTTGACTCAATGTCTTGGGAACAAGCTGATATTGATTCTGTTACCGATACCATCAATGAAGTCAGTAACGGTGAAGATTCGAAGGGAAACCATATGTCACAACAAGCGGAGGTAAAAGAAGTGCAACATGTAGCAGAACAGACCGTGAATAAAGCTCACGATGTTTCAGATATATTTGGTAATCAACCAAGCTCTCACGATGAGATTATGCCATGGGATCATACAGCTCCCCAAGACTTGATGCCATGGGAGCAGGAGACTAACGAAAACGGAGTAAATCTAACTGAGAGTGTGCACGATGGTAACCAATGTAGCGCTACTTTAAAATTAGGAAAAGGAGACGAAACAACGGTAattattgataaagaagataCATTTTACTCCAAAAATAATGCATCAAATGTTTTAGGAGCTGTTGGACTTCATCAGAATTCCAACGCAGTTTCTGAATGCTTGCcagattcttcaactgaGTTTAAAGACAAAACCGACAAAGGTACTATTTGTGATAGAACTCCAAAAAGTGGCAACGAGGATTCCAAGTTTGCATTTCTAGAAGAGGATGATTTAACTGAGGTTCCAAACAAAGCTGAAGTGGCTTTGGATGGTGCAGCAAACAGTTCTGCAGAGGGGAAACTAGAtaagtttgaatttttagaggaagatgatgagCTATTATTAGATGATATAATGGACGACGATTTGTTAGAGGCGGAGGAGCCAGCTACTAATAGCGCTGATTTGACCAACAATACAGTAGTTATTACTGAGGATATCACCCAAAAGGCTACAAAATATTTACCTGAACACTCACAACCTTCTATTCCTACGTTGAGCCATTCTACGTATACTCCTAACATGGCTACTTACTCACAATTTAGTAACCCTCATCAGAGCTTAGCTCATGAAttgaatgaagaaaaaaagaggtCTGATGCTTATGATTTTCCTCAGGATTTGCTTAAGAAAAGCCTCCCTAAGCCAGCTAAGGAAGTCAAGCAGAATGTTTACACCCAAATTGAATCATCTCTACTTGCTCAAAAATCCAATCCATTTCATCctccttcttctgcttctaTTTCTCTTGGAGAAAGAATTGCTTCCGGTGGATCAGATGGATATACGACATCATCACTTCCACCACTGCCAATTGCACGTCAAGGTTCAAGATATTCCTCTCAAATGAGTTCTCCACAGAATAGTAATTCCAAATTAAACTCACCCCAGAACAAGTTTGCACCTAcagtttcttcaagttcttcttcgaaaaacttttttgaagaacttcCTCTACCAAAGAttgaaaggaaaaaggTAAAGAATCCTTATGCTAATATTGAGCTTTCCAACAATTCTCGGATGTCTCAGGAGATACCTTCTCAGCAGCCGAACGTCAAATCTGCGTCATCGCTATATATCAATAAACAGGCCAATCCATATGCTCCTTCCCCGCTCCAAGATCAACATAATTTGCCAACTGCAGCACCTAACATAAAGTATCAAGTACCTCAAAACTCTACAGCAATACCTTCGAACAACCTTCCCCCtctaaagaaaacatcaaatcCATATGCACCCGCTGCAGCTGGTGGCCATATTAGGCAATTATCCACCACAACACCTGCTGATCTGGAAAATATAAAGCCTAATATCATTCCAGTTCCTATGAAGTCTCCTCTAAGTCTTAGTAATTCACAGCCAGGCATAAACTCACCTATAACCAGCAACGTCCCAAATACTGGTTACAACCAGTTTCATAATCCACACAGGAATGTTTCCAATAGATACGCACCTCCATTAGCACAAGAACCAATCAATGAACAACtttctcaacaacaatttcaCCATCAGACCACGGCGCCTTCGGGCGAGAGTCAGGTGCTAACCCAGCAAAGTCACAAAAGAGCAAATTCTTTTGGTAGGCCTAGAAacaattcaagaaataGGGTTTCGGTATCGTCTATTAACGAAGTTTATGGATCCAATATAGTAACTAGTAATGCTACTTCTacaggaaaaagaaaaaccatGACCTTGCCCCCAAATTCAGTTAAGGGTAAAAACTACATGCAACCCAGTAGCTCTTTTACACCTGCACCTACTGTTATTAATCCTGAAAACCTAGTGAGGAGACAATGGCCGCTATTTTGCTTTTCAGCAGAAGGTAAAGCCGTATCCATGATACCAAAATTCGATGGCTACGGTCATATAAACTGTAATATCAAAGTTTTGGATATTGGGTCACATTTGAAACTGAATCCTTTAGATCGGTCTTTTCCAGGCCCTCTCAACAAATCCaagacaaagaagaaagatgtTATCAAGTGGTTAGATGAGAAAATTAGCTCTAATTTTGAGGATGTTGAGGCtttgatttggaaatgttTGAAGGCCATGGTTGAAATGATCGAAAAGCCTGGAGATTTTACGAATGAAGCTTATGTTAAACgtatttcatcaattcttAATCCGGATTTGAACGTCAGCTCCGGCATGAATAATACGTTTGACATTATCGAATTAACAAGAACTGTGCAATCATTTGCTCCAAACAAACCCTGTAACGCATTTTCTTTGGACAATTCGGGTTTATCAGCAATACATGGTATGCTCAAAGTTGGAGATAAGAAATCCGCACTGCAGTATGCTATTGCAGAAGGTGATTGGACTATTGCACTTCTAGTAGCTAATTTAATGGGTCCTATAGCATTTGCGCAAACCATTAAGTTATATTCCACCACACATTTCCCAAGCAATCCATTGGGCGACGatttaagtttttttgttcaatctGCATCCAAAGATGGGTTTAGTCCCGAGCAAATGAAAGGCAAAGAGAAATGGTTGattgataatttcaagATTGTCATTCCATTTATTATAATGGATAACGTGGAATATGGTCCAATACTCTTGCAACTTGGTGAGAACTTGGTTGCATCTGGTTTTAAAGCATATGGGAAACTAGCGTTGATCCTATCCGGATTACCATTGATTCCTAAGTCATTATCCAACCTTCATTTATCATTCTCTGATATGGTCTGTGAAGAAATCTATGAATATATTCTATTGTCGTCAGGAAACGTTCCACCCAATTTTGCACAAGGATTTGCCCATCTGATTCCAGTGAAAATTCATCATGCCAGTTATCTTGCAGACATTGGTTCCTTTATGGAAGCCAAAAGGTATGTAGACACAACTCAAGTCTTGATTAACTCTAAGCAATTTTTCTGTGAGCCTGCTACAATAGTTGCTCAGAATGCTTTGAATGGAAGACTTGCTCAGGTTGGTACCGGATGGTTGAGCTCGAAATTAAGTCGTCCTCAACTGGATAGAGTTTGGACAACATTAGATAAATCGTTTAACAAATTCGTTTCTGGTGAGGACgtaccaccaccaacagTACAGCAAGATGGTGTATTTTCTAAGTTTACATCTCCTGCTACTTTATCAAGGGCAGCGTCTACGTTGGATTTGAGCGATGTGAAAAATAGTATGACAAACATACCAAATAACATCACAAGCAGCCCAGCATATTTACCTGGAATGAATCGTACACCAACAGAGCATGGAAGTGTTTTATATGGTGCCCCTGCGAACACGTCAATCAGAAATGCTTATGCTCCACCTTCAAAGTATACAGAGACTGTAAGACTTCTAGATGAAACATATGATACTGTTTCTAATTCTGCTATACCACAATCAACAACTAATTACAACAATACTGAGATATCTGAAACATTAGCAAAAGCAACACAATGTGgcaaaatcatcaatgagCTCGAAGCTAATCCGTATGCACCACCGCCAAGAAAGCATAGTAATCATGATCTTGGCGAATCTTATTCGATGCTCCAAAAAGCTGAGTATACACCGCCTAATAAGGGTATGCTCTCCAAAAAAGCTAGTAGATCTCCATACAATCCATATGAGCCACAAATCGAATCGTTCGTTGACCAGGTGCCGTCTGGTGCTACTCAGTCAATTACAGAACATTTAAATAGAGCTCATCCTGCCagttcaatttcatcaagtaGTGGAAACAGAAACCTTGAGAGCCCACCTGTTCCTTCTATCCCTATCCAAAAGAAGTACACTTTTCCACCTCAATCAGCTGCGATTACAGATCAAAAGCAGCTTTCGCATGTGAGTGCTACATTTAGACAAGAAGCTTCTGATTTACCTCCGTTAAGTGGGTCTATCACCGTTGCAGAAACTGCAATATCTACAGATCTATCAGAGAATTTATCATTGGATAAGGTAGTGTCAAGCGGGAATATGGCTGATATTTACGATAACAAATTGCAAGCTGACAAATTAAGATCAGAAAGCCAAGCTTTTATTGAGCCTGTCCTTGCCGTAAATGAAGAGCGCAATGGGGTTTCTATTGTTCGTAGAGGGAGTCAGAACTCTGTCGAGGCGCTCAATATGGATCCAGTAGAGCATATGTTAGAAGATGATCACAAACAAGATATGGTAGATGGCAGGCCTGATCCAGTTGGAGATATTATTGACAATGGTCATGATGATAACTCCAAAGCTAAAcctgaaaatgagaatgatgaaCAGGCGGCCGATCACCTTTCTTTTAATAGAGTAAAACCAGAAAACACTGCTGTTTCGGAGACAGCATCTGGGTCATCTATGCTTCCAGTTTCAGGCGGCGATAATAAAGAAACGTACCAGAATCATGAATTCAGCGAAGCTATTAATTCTGAAACAAATATAAGTGATTCTATCATTAATGCAAAGTCGAACACAACAGGAAATGATATTGGACACGAATCTTTAGTTGAAGCACACGATGCTACAGAATCAGATACTAAGAATGAAGACTCTCTTGATGAAGCTCCAAAAGTTACACCTGATGAAAAAGTTGAGGATATGACACAAAAGCCAATTGATGCTTTGGTTCATCCCTCCACACCAAAGGATATTGCACCGAGAAGAGCTACGATCAACAGGTATGGACCACCTGGAAACTCAACTAATCCAAGAAAGAAGCCAGTGAACCCATATGCATCTGCATATACACCAAAGACACATTCTCATAAGTCCACGTATGCCCCACCAGCTGAAACGGCTTCTCAGGAGCTTAAAGCAACGGCATCTCTTGATACTGGTATACCTTCGGACTTGAGCGGATTCGACATGTTTTCTTATGGAGGCTATACGATTCCTAAGCCAACTGCACCACAACCGGATTCCCCTAACAAGACAGAGAATGGTGAGGGGGAAAAAATGGGAATTAGTGAAACATCAATCGATACAGAGAATGCTACAACTGATAGCGCATTAAACGATGGAATAAATGATGTTTCGGCAGTATCGGAGGAGTCTAGCTTTGTACCAACTTATAATCCACCCAAACAAACTGGAATGAGAAGCAGGTTAGAAACATCTACACATCAAAATAATCTAACAGATATCTTTGTTGAGCCATCTCCATTTGGTAAGAGAAAACTCTCTATACCTGCATCCCCCATCCATATGTTTACTGAAGAAAAGAGGTACGTAGCAGAAGATACAGGTGTATATTATGACGACGTCATAGAGgattctgatgaagaagcagatgtgaaacaaaagagagaggaggaggaggaaaaaatgaagaaggagGCAGAAGAGAAGGCtagaaaggaaaaggaggaagaggacctcaaaagaaaaaaagaacaagagtCAAAGAAAACCGGTAATAATAAGGGAGAATCTGGTTGGTTTAGTTGGCTGGGTAAAAAGAGTGACAAACCCAAACCAATAAAGGCTAAATTGGGTGAAGAAAACTCATTCTACTATGACgaaaaactaaaaagaTGGATTAACAAAAAGGCCCCATTGGATGAGCAGCTTGAGGCAAGTAAACCACCTCCACCgccaatgaagaaaaacgCAGTTACCAATCCATCAACGCCTCTTACGCCAAAACCAAAGCATGGGTCTTCATCTTTGACTGCCACAAGTGCATCAAGCCCATCACCTGATATATATGCACCTACACCAGTCAAAAAGGGAGATGATATTGACAGTTTGCTGAAAATGAGTGGTGCGGGTGGACCACCTAAGAGAGGAGCTAGAAGAGGGCCACGCAGAGGTTATGTTGACGTAATGAGCCAAAAGTGA